In Camelina sativa cultivar DH55 chromosome 16, Cs, whole genome shotgun sequence, a single window of DNA contains:
- the LOC104749211 gene encoding exosome complex component RRP41 homolog: MEYVNPEGLRLDGRRFNEMRQIVAEVGVVSKADGSAVFEMGNTKVIAAVYGPREIQNKSLQKKNDHALVMCEYSMAQFSTGDRRRQKFDRRSTELSLVIRQTMEACILTELLPHSQIDIFLQVLQADGGTRSACINAATLALADAGIPMRDLAVSCSAGYLNSTPLLDLNYVEDSAGGADVTVGILPKLDKVTLLQMDAKLPMATFETVFALASEGCKAIAERIREVLQENTKQLEYRRAA; the protein is encoded by the exons ATGGAGTACGTAAACCCAGAAGGTCTTCGATTAGATGGTCGCCGATTCAATGAG ATGAGGCAAATCGTAGCTGAAGTTGGAGTAGTTTCTAAGGCTGACGG TTCTGCTGTTTTCGAGATGGGCAATACCAAAGTAATTGCAGCTGTCTATGGTCCAAGAGAG ATTCAAAACAAGAGCCTGCAAAAAAAGAACGATCATGCATTG GTGATGTGTGAGTATAGTATGGCTCAGTTTAGTACTGGTGATCGTAGAAGACAAAAATTCGACAG GCGATCAACAGAGCTATCTCTTGTTATCCGTCAGACAATGGAAGCGTGCATATTAACCGAATTGTTGCCTCATTCTCAG ATTGACATATTCCTTCAGGTTCTACAAGCTGATGGAG GAACAAGATCAGCTTGTATCAATGCCGCGACTCTAGCTCTAGCAGATGCTGGAATTCCAATGCGTGATCTCGCTGTGTCTTGTAGTGCTGGATACTTAAACAGTACTCCTCTTCTTGATCTTAACTATGTCGAAGATAGCGCTGGAGGAGCTGATGTAACCGTTGGTATTTTACCTAAACTGGACAAAGTGACACTCCTTCag ATGGATGCGAAGTTACCGATGGCAACATTTGAAACGGTGTTTGCATTGGCTTCTGAAGGTTGCAAGGCAATTGCAGAGAGAATACGCGAG gTACTTCAAGAAAACACCAAACAGCTAGAGTATCGCCGAGCTGCATGA